A DNA window from Vagococcus penaei contains the following coding sequences:
- a CDS encoding aminopeptidase C: MKTLTKKMIQDMQLKFEESKKNRVAQHAVTTNGVSKSAQDIQSIDENHFNFSLDIDSHSVTNQNHSGRCWMFACLNVIRYQIEKQYNIDNFELSQNYMFFWDKLEKANYFYQNIVETANSPLSDRTVQYLLTSPEQDGGDWNLIISLVEKYGLVPHYAMNETSNSIDSTDLNTLLNRKLRKDAHKLREMVANNATAKEIDDYINSQLEAVYRFLCINLGTPPTDFNFTFYTKDKEFKIFENLDPLTFYKEYVDMDLNDYVGVINVPTEEMPFNKLYEVSLSDNMTDGLVNKYLNIEMSQLKELTIKQIKSGEPVWFGCDVLKYFDRQKGIMSYDLYDFTNLFDIEFEMAKGDRFNYRESLPTHAMVIGGVHIVDNKPIRWKVENSWGRKIGDKGFFVMDDAWMDEFVYEVVIKKEFLPADLQQVLIEEPIVLPFWNPMNPIV; this comes from the coding sequence ATGAAAACATTAACAAAGAAAATGATTCAAGACATGCAATTAAAGTTTGAAGAGTCTAAAAAGAATCGTGTGGCACAACATGCCGTTACAACTAATGGAGTGTCTAAGTCTGCACAGGATATTCAGTCAATTGATGAGAATCATTTTAATTTTTCATTAGATATTGATTCACATAGTGTAACTAATCAAAATCATAGTGGTCGTTGTTGGATGTTTGCATGCTTAAATGTTATTCGTTATCAAATAGAAAAACAATATAATATTGATAATTTCGAGCTATCGCAAAATTATATGTTTTTTTGGGATAAACTCGAAAAAGCTAACTATTTCTATCAAAATATTGTAGAAACAGCTAATTCACCATTATCAGATCGGACTGTTCAATACTTGTTGACTAGCCCTGAACAAGATGGTGGTGATTGGAACCTGATCATCTCTTTAGTTGAAAAATATGGATTAGTTCCACATTATGCAATGAATGAAACAAGTAACAGTATTGATTCGACTGACCTTAATACTTTATTAAATCGTAAATTACGCAAAGATGCACATAAATTAAGAGAAATGGTAGCCAACAATGCAACAGCAAAAGAAATAGACGACTATATAAACTCACAATTAGAAGCAGTGTATCGATTCTTGTGCATTAATCTAGGTACACCTCCAACTGATTTTAATTTTACTTTTTATACTAAGGATAAAGAATTTAAAATTTTTGAAAATCTTGATCCATTAACTTTTTATAAAGAGTATGTCGATATGGATTTAAATGATTACGTTGGAGTTATAAATGTTCCGACAGAAGAGATGCCATTTAATAAACTGTATGAAGTATCGCTATCAGACAATATGACAGATGGTTTAGTTAACAAATATTTAAATATTGAAATGAGTCAATTAAAGGAGTTAACTATTAAGCAAATTAAATCTGGAGAACCGGTTTGGTTTGGTTGTGATGTACTGAAATATTTTGATCGTCAAAAAGGTATTATGTCATATGACCTATACGACTTCACTAATTTATTTGATATTGAGTTTGAAATGGCTAAAGGGGATAGATTTAATTATCGAGAAAGTTTACCAACTCATGCGATGGTAATTGGTGGTGTCCATATTGTTGATAATAAACCAATTCGTTGGAAAGTGGAAAATAGTTGGGGACGCAAGATTGGTGACAAAGGGTTCTTTGTTATGGACGATGCATGGATGGATGAATTTGTTTATGAAGTTGTCATTAAGAAAGAGTTCTTACCAGCTGATTTACAACAAGTACTTATTGAAGAACCAATCGTTTTACCATTTTGGAATCCAATGAATCCGATTGTATAA
- a CDS encoding YibE/F family protein, translating into MSVNTVLLLILGLLMWRIGGKTGLSTFIVLLINLVLMFVAVILIRWGIPIFWLTLGTSLLISAMNLFAINGYYPTTKYAFFSSLIVLLVMMSGIYFCVTQMTLQGLPSEELMEMDMYSLDIGVSFVSVSVSVLIMSLVGAINDVAISITSALAELKKATPDISQKDWYQSGLHVGIDVLGSTLNTLIFAIIGSQLALFIWITDLNYSLSDLLNSKLIVTEWVSIIISGVSIVLTIPITTYLMTHHKKHY; encoded by the coding sequence ATGTCCGTTAATACTGTATTACTACTAATTTTAGGTTTATTAATGTGGCGTATTGGTGGGAAAACAGGGCTAAGTACGTTTATTGTTCTCTTAATTAATTTAGTTCTAATGTTTGTGGCCGTCATTTTAATACGATGGGGTATTCCCATTTTTTGGTTAACTCTCGGGACTAGTTTATTAATTAGTGCAATGAATTTATTTGCTATTAATGGCTATTATCCCACAACCAAATATGCGTTTTTTAGTAGTCTAATTGTCCTCTTAGTCATGATGAGTGGTATTTATTTTTGTGTGACTCAAATGACGCTTCAAGGCTTACCTAGTGAAGAATTAATGGAGATGGATATGTACTCTTTAGACATTGGTGTCTCGTTTGTTTCAGTTAGTGTATCTGTACTAATTATGAGCCTTGTGGGAGCAATTAATGATGTCGCGATTTCTATTACGTCTGCTCTAGCCGAATTAAAAAAGGCCACGCCGGATATCTCACAAAAAGATTGGTATCAATCGGGCTTACATGTAGGTATTGACGTTCTGGGTTCTACTTTAAATACTCTGATTTTTGCCATCATTGGAAGTCAGTTAGCGCTCTTTATTTGGATTACCGATTTAAACTATTCATTATCAGACTTATTGAATTCCAAATTAATCGTAACTGAATGGGTAAGTATTATTATTAGTGGTGTGAGTATCGTTTTAACTATTCCAATTACAACTTACTTGATGACACATCACAAGAAACATTATTAA
- a CDS encoding YibE/F family protein: MVKKTQIAATATLIGTLCTFIIGYLVITLLGHQGLHYEQMELITRPPQIIFLSSLLIGCLGGVMDIAVTITAALTEVKKHQPKISKAQLIQAGKSIGQEITGPMTNIMIFSYLSGAIPLIIIFLKNKMSFNYTFSIVLSLELARALVGSIGIVLAVPLTIYLASYWLGLKEGKIDVR; the protein is encoded by the coding sequence CTGGTCAAAAAAACTCAGATTGCTGCAACTGCTACCTTAATTGGAACTCTTTGTACCTTCATAATTGGCTATTTAGTAATTACATTACTTGGACATCAAGGATTACATTATGAACAAATGGAATTAATTACAAGACCACCACAGATTATTTTTTTATCGAGCTTATTAATTGGCTGTTTAGGTGGCGTTATGGATATTGCTGTCACCATTACAGCTGCCTTAACTGAAGTCAAAAAACATCAGCCGAAAATCTCAAAAGCGCAATTAATCCAAGCAGGAAAGTCAATCGGTCAAGAAATAACCGGACCTATGACCAATATTATGATTTTTTCTTACCTCAGCGGTGCGATTCCGCTAATCATTATTTTCTTAAAAAATAAAATGTCTTTCAATTATACTTTTTCGATCGTTCTTTCATTAGAATTAGCACGCGCGTTAGTTGGTAGTATTGGTATTGTCCTTGCTGTGCCTTTAACAATTTATTTAGCAAGCTATTGGCTCGGATTGAAGGAGGGAAAAATCGATGTCCGTTAA
- a CDS encoding YibE/F family protein, with protein MPKKKLLTWFFSGCILLLMSLAIYQTFNYSSYQETIANITKVTITNQENRQDEKQNTDTHYEQTLTLKILNGSHRGETMTTINHYSQSQISNHPYHKGNKVFVKINATTPNAVTIIDRKRDTALLILTTIFLIFLFMIAKKRGLFIFISLCLNSIIIGLLLIFYRQQPNNWLLPLIGLISPLLILSTLFLLNGWSKKLRLLQLLP; from the coding sequence ATGCCTAAAAAGAAACTATTAACATGGTTCTTCAGTGGCTGTATCTTGCTATTAATGAGCTTAGCCATTTATCAAACCTTTAACTATTCATCATACCAAGAAACAATTGCTAATATTACTAAAGTAACCATAACAAATCAAGAGAATCGGCAGGATGAAAAGCAAAATACTGACACTCACTATGAGCAAACTTTAACGCTTAAAATATTGAATGGTTCACATCGTGGCGAAACCATGACAACGATTAATCACTACTCACAGTCCCAAATTAGTAATCATCCATATCATAAAGGGAACAAAGTCTTTGTTAAAATTAATGCCACTACGCCTAATGCCGTTACCATAATCGATAGAAAACGTGACACAGCTTTACTAATTTTAACGACCATTTTCCTCATATTCTTATTTATGATAGCGAAAAAACGTGGTCTGTTTATTTTTATTAGCTTATGCCTAAATAGCATAATAATTGGCTTACTATTAATCTTTTACCGACAACAACCTAATAATTGGCTGTTACCGTTGATTGGTCTCATCAGCCCTTTACTCATCTTAAGCACACTCTTTTTGCTTAATGGCTGGTCAAAAAAACTCAGATTGCTGCAACTGCTACCTTAA
- a CDS encoding ECF transporter S component, translated as MVKTRELTLTAIFLSIILLFAFTPLGFINFGVIKATLIHVPVIIGAIVLGPRVGAFLGLAFGLISMLNSAINPGPLSFVFSPFIPIIGTDHGSLWAIVIAFVPRILVGIIPYYVYKLLKTRLPKMKTSLSLLIAGICGSLTNTLLVMNFIYFLFNPAYSQLNEGLVGGNLYKLVLTVIITNGIPEAIIAGLATSAVASVLIKLTQRNRT; from the coding sequence ATCGTGAAAACTAGAGAATTAACGTTAACTGCCATCTTCTTATCAATTATTTTATTATTTGCCTTTACACCTCTAGGATTTATTAATTTTGGTGTCATTAAAGCCACGCTAATTCATGTTCCTGTCATTATCGGTGCCATTGTATTAGGTCCGAGGGTCGGAGCCTTTCTAGGATTAGCTTTTGGCCTCATCAGTATGTTAAATTCGGCAATCAATCCTGGACCTTTATCCTTTGTCTTCTCTCCCTTTATTCCAATTATTGGGACAGATCACGGCAGTTTATGGGCGATTGTGATTGCTTTTGTTCCAAGAATTTTAGTTGGAATTATTCCTTACTATGTTTACAAATTACTAAAAACACGTTTACCAAAAATGAAAACTAGCTTGTCGCTTTTAATTGCCGGAATTTGTGGTTCTTTAACAAATACGTTACTTGTTATGAACTTCATTTATTTTCTCTTTAACCCTGCCTACTCACAACTAAATGAAGGTTTAGTTGGCGGTAATCTTTATAAATTGGTTTTAACAGTGATTATTACCAATGGTATTCCAGAAGCAATTATTGCTGGACTAGCCACGAGTGCTGTAGCAAGTGTCTTAATCAAATTAACTCAAAGAAATCGGACTTAA
- the coaC gene encoding phosphopantothenoylcysteine decarboxylase translates to MSRILLGVSASISAYKAADLISQLRKLGHTVEVIMTDNSTKIIPALTLQVLSKNLVHTDVMYEQKPDEINHIDLVKRADLFIIAPATANIVGKLANGIADDMLSTTALAVHDVPKLIAPAMNTYMYTNPAMQDNLTTLRRYEYTIIEPKESLLACGDYGPGALADIPVLIQAIQKHLDLKESHREN, encoded by the coding sequence ATGTCTAGAATCTTATTAGGAGTCTCTGCAAGTATTTCTGCATACAAAGCTGCTGACCTAATTAGCCAATTAAGAAAATTAGGTCACACTGTTGAAGTGATTATGACTGACAATAGTACCAAAATTATTCCAGCCTTGACCTTGCAAGTGCTATCTAAAAATTTGGTTCATACTGACGTCATGTACGAACAAAAACCGGATGAAATTAATCATATTGATTTGGTCAAACGTGCGGATCTATTTATTATTGCACCAGCAACCGCCAATATTGTTGGGAAATTAGCTAACGGTATTGCTGACGATATGTTATCAACCACTGCTTTAGCTGTCCATGATGTACCCAAACTAATTGCACCAGCCATGAATACCTATATGTATACTAATCCTGCAATGCAAGATAATTTAACAACATTACGTCGCTATGAATACACAATTATCGAACCCAAAGAAAGCTTGTTAGCTTGTGGTGACTACGGTCCTGGTGCCCTAGCCGATATTCCTGTCCTGATTCAAGCGATTCAAAAACATTTAGATTTAAAGGAGTCTCATCGTGAAAACTAG
- a CDS encoding phosphopantothenoylcysteine decarboxylase: protein MNILITAGGTTEKIDNVRHLTNQATGRLGKELAEALKHDQVTIDYIYGPQAILPTMAEPTSIIFHPIRSVMDLYDTMEHLLTEKNFDFVVHSMAVSDYKLSHIANEQSLATTLAAEISQKQPQSEADLIDLIQQSLVQAHRFPQPTSKKIDSSADELILFLEKAPKVIQSIKKWQPNTTLIGFKLLVGVTEEHLVEVAQNSLTKNHADYILANDLEHITDISHLALLVDSQGIAERFTTKVEIAQGLRQVMLNKKEN, encoded by the coding sequence ATGAACATTTTAATTACAGCTGGTGGGACAACAGAAAAGATCGATAACGTCCGTCATTTAACTAATCAAGCTACAGGGCGCTTGGGAAAAGAATTGGCCGAAGCCTTGAAACATGACCAAGTGACAATTGACTATATCTATGGACCACAAGCCATTTTACCAACGATGGCAGAACCAACATCGATTATCTTTCACCCAATCCGTTCCGTTATGGATTTATATGATACAATGGAGCATCTATTGACCGAAAAAAACTTTGATTTTGTTGTCCATAGTATGGCTGTCAGCGACTATAAATTATCCCATATTGCAAATGAACAGTCACTTGCGACAACTTTAGCAGCGGAGATTAGTCAAAAACAACCACAATCTGAAGCAGATTTAATAGATTTAATCCAGCAAAGCTTAGTCCAGGCTCATCGGTTCCCACAACCAACAAGTAAAAAAATTGACTCATCAGCGGATGAATTAATTTTATTTTTAGAAAAAGCACCTAAGGTTATTCAGTCAATTAAAAAATGGCAACCAAACACGACATTAATTGGGTTTAAACTTTTAGTTGGTGTTACTGAAGAACACCTTGTTGAAGTCGCTCAAAATAGTTTAACCAAAAATCATGCTGACTATATTTTAGCTAACGACTTAGAGCACATTACAGATATCTCACACTTAGCTTTATTAGTTGATAGTCAAGGAATTGCCGAACGTTTCACAACGAAAGTCGAGATTGCACAAGGACTACGACAAGTAATGCTTAATAAAAAGGAGAATTAA
- a CDS encoding NAD-dependent epimerase/dehydratase family protein has translation MKQAIVVFGGSGFVGQGICQEAIKRRLPVISISRHGKPRKEQPWMSHPLITWVQADIFNEDTWSGYLDNSLGCINLIGILFENKRRGLTYQRLIVDANHVIANACERAQIPYLFISAKTGPCGYLAAKKQAEHDLFQLTNPIIIIRPGLVVTKQKPLKWLQGVGIKCASHLPLVNHLADDAYPVPLQRLAADSINYLQRGTSTIVADIK, from the coding sequence ATGAAGCAAGCAATTGTGGTCTTTGGTGGTAGTGGTTTTGTTGGTCAAGGCATCTGTCAAGAGGCAATTAAACGTCGATTACCAGTTATCAGTATTTCTAGGCATGGTAAGCCTCGAAAAGAGCAACCCTGGATGTCGCACCCACTGATTACTTGGGTACAAGCCGACATTTTTAACGAAGACACGTGGTCTGGTTACCTTGACAATAGTTTAGGTTGCATTAATTTAATCGGTATTCTTTTTGAGAATAAACGTAGAGGTCTAACTTACCAACGGTTAATTGTTGATGCTAATCACGTCATAGCTAACGCTTGTGAACGTGCACAAATCCCGTATTTATTTATATCGGCAAAAACTGGACCTTGTGGTTACTTAGCCGCAAAAAAACAAGCGGAACATGACTTGTTTCAGTTAACTAATCCGATTATTATTATACGACCGGGCTTAGTTGTCACCAAGCAAAAACCACTAAAATGGCTGCAAGGTGTTGGTATTAAATGTGCCAGCCATCTACCATTAGTCAATCATTTGGCAGATGACGCCTATCCCGTACCATTACAGCGGTTAGCCGCTGATAGTATTAATTATCTACAACGCGGAACAAGTACAATTGTTGCCGACATCAAGTAA
- a CDS encoding TIGR00282 family metallophosphoesterase, with amino-acid sequence MRLLFVGDVVGSLGRETITTYLPKLKKKYRPQVTIVNGENAASGRGITEKIYKGFLQDGADVVTLGNHAWDNHQIFEFIHDAKKLVRPANYPRETTPGVGMVFVKVNQVELAVINLQARTFMTPIEDPFVVMDELITEARQRTPLIFVDFHGEVTSEKQAMGWYTDGRISALVGTHTHVQTNDGRILPNGTAYLTDVGMTGPYDGILGMQRPAVIDKFKTALPHRFEVVTDGRAMLSYCVIDIDDQTGKAKKIEAQMISPDRPFRD; translated from the coding sequence ATGAGATTATTATTTGTTGGTGACGTTGTAGGGTCATTAGGAAGAGAGACAATTACCACATATTTACCTAAGTTGAAGAAAAAATATCGTCCACAAGTGACAATTGTGAATGGGGAAAATGCCGCTAGCGGTCGTGGAATTACAGAAAAAATTTATAAAGGTTTTTTACAAGATGGTGCCGATGTTGTGACATTGGGAAATCATGCGTGGGATAATCATCAGATTTTTGAATTTATTCATGATGCTAAGAAATTAGTTCGCCCGGCTAATTATCCACGAGAAACGACGCCAGGTGTGGGTATGGTTTTTGTAAAAGTAAATCAAGTTGAATTAGCGGTAATTAATCTCCAAGCTCGGACATTTATGACACCTATTGAAGATCCGTTTGTTGTGATGGATGAATTAATTACGGAAGCACGTCAACGTACACCTTTAATCTTTGTCGATTTCCACGGAGAAGTGACGAGTGAGAAACAAGCAATGGGATGGTATACAGACGGTCGTATCTCAGCTTTAGTAGGGACGCATACCCACGTGCAAACCAATGATGGCCGTATTTTACCTAATGGGACTGCTTATTTAACAGACGTTGGGATGACCGGTCCTTATGACGGGATTTTAGGTATGCAACGCCCAGCTGTCATTGATAAATTTAAAACGGCTTTACCACATAGATTTGAAGTTGTTACAGATGGTCGTGCGATGTTATCTTATTGTGTGATTGACATTGACGATCAGACAGGCAAGGCGAAAAAAATTGAGGCACAAATGATTAGTCCAGACCGACCGTTTCGTGACTAA
- a CDS encoding RicAFT regulatory complex protein RicA family protein produces MTTISYDYEDNVKKALARLIESLNNHDTIKAYQAVEQRIDQHEGLKKLVDEIKQHQKEAVAFAHYDKPVAEQEALRQANAKQKEFDNHPLVIDYRDKLVEANDLLQHLTHLLETEVNSGIEERLIKK; encoded by the coding sequence ATGACAACAATCAGTTATGATTACGAAGATAATGTAAAAAAAGCGTTAGCCCGTTTAATTGAGTCATTAAATAATCATGATACAATCAAGGCTTACCAAGCAGTTGAACAGCGAATTGATCAGCATGAGGGGCTTAAGAAGTTAGTAGACGAAATTAAACAGCACCAAAAAGAGGCTGTTGCATTTGCACACTATGACAAACCCGTTGCTGAACAAGAAGCTTTACGTCAAGCAAATGCCAAACAAAAAGAATTTGATAATCATCCGCTTGTGATTGATTATCGTGACAAATTAGTCGAAGCCAATGATTTATTACAACACTTAACACATCTATTAGAAACTGAAGTTAATAGCGGAATTGAAGAACGTTTAATTAAAAAGTAA
- the mutL gene encoding DNA mismatch repair endonuclease MutL, which produces MGKIEELSQILANQIAAGEVVERPASVVKELVENAIDAGSTQIDIYLEEAGLRKIQVVDNGEGIEASDVLNAFKRHATSKIHTRDDLFRIRSLGFRGEALPSIASVSEITLETSTGEANGTYIRLSGGEILEHKPHSLRKGTAITVENLFFNTPARLKYVKTLQTELANAGDIVNRLALSHPHIAFRLVHDGNKMLTTTGNGDLKQTIAGIYGVATAKKMLPVASQDLDFKLTGYISLPELTRASRNYVSIIINGRYIKNYVLNKAIIEGYGSKLMVGRYPLTVLQIEMDPLLVDVNVHPTKQEVRLSKEKELMILITQAIKATLAKENLIPAASDTGPFKKRTMEQRPTQLTLSPTPKSHRDQTEIVEKTGDFYVTETDTVESPPQQSISANFNKNTVLKNDLRNDTFEQTMNPELTVERTNDDSQTEDELTCKASLDSTEPEAVPGHGTIDFPELDYFGQMHGTYLFAQNTEGLYIIDQHAAQERIKYEYYREKIGDVGMDKQPLLIPIVLDYSRDEILRIKEKRAMFNDIGLELEEFGPNSLIIREHPTWYPAGEEESIIRAMVDDILSGKQVTVASFREKTAIMMSCKRSIKANHYLNEQQARALLQDLALCENPYNCPHGRPVLIHFTNQDMERLFKRIQDPH; this is translated from the coding sequence ATGGGGAAGATTGAAGAATTATCGCAAATACTCGCCAATCAAATTGCAGCAGGCGAAGTGGTTGAACGCCCGGCCTCAGTAGTGAAGGAATTGGTCGAAAATGCGATAGACGCTGGTAGTACACAAATTGATATTTATTTGGAGGAAGCAGGTCTGCGCAAAATTCAAGTAGTTGATAATGGTGAGGGTATTGAGGCTAGTGATGTCTTAAATGCTTTTAAACGGCATGCAACGAGTAAAATTCATACACGCGATGATCTGTTCCGTATTCGATCACTGGGTTTTCGAGGTGAGGCACTTCCAAGTATCGCATCGGTATCAGAAATTACACTCGAAACCTCGACAGGTGAAGCAAACGGGACGTATATTCGACTAAGTGGTGGCGAAATTTTGGAGCATAAACCTCATTCGCTACGCAAAGGAACCGCGATAACGGTCGAAAATTTATTTTTCAATACCCCGGCTAGATTGAAGTATGTTAAAACGTTGCAGACAGAGTTGGCTAATGCAGGTGACATTGTCAATCGACTCGCTCTAAGTCATCCCCATATTGCTTTTCGGCTAGTTCATGATGGTAATAAAATGCTGACGACTACTGGAAACGGTGACCTAAAACAGACAATTGCAGGGATTTATGGAGTAGCAACTGCTAAAAAAATGTTACCAGTTGCTAGTCAGGATTTAGATTTTAAGTTAACTGGTTACATCTCACTGCCAGAATTAACACGGGCCAGTCGCAATTATGTGTCAATTATTATCAATGGCCGTTATATTAAAAACTATGTGTTAAACAAGGCCATTATCGAAGGATACGGGTCCAAGTTGATGGTAGGACGTTATCCGCTGACTGTTTTACAAATTGAGATGGACCCTTTGTTAGTTGATGTCAATGTTCATCCAACTAAACAAGAAGTTAGGTTGAGTAAAGAAAAAGAGCTAATGATTCTAATTACTCAAGCAATTAAGGCAACCTTAGCTAAAGAAAATTTAATTCCTGCTGCTAGCGATACGGGACCATTTAAAAAACGGACAATGGAGCAAAGACCAACACAATTAACATTGAGTCCAACTCCAAAGTCTCACCGTGACCAAACTGAGATAGTCGAAAAAACGGGTGATTTTTATGTCACTGAAACAGATACTGTTGAATCACCTCCTCAACAGTCAATTAGTGCTAATTTTAATAAAAATACTGTGCTAAAAAACGACTTACGTAATGACACGTTCGAACAAACTATGAATCCTGAACTAACAGTAGAACGGACTAATGATGATTCCCAAACTGAAGATGAATTAACTTGTAAGGCTTCATTAGATAGCACAGAACCAGAGGCAGTACCTGGTCATGGTACCATTGATTTTCCTGAATTAGACTACTTTGGTCAAATGCATGGGACATATTTATTCGCCCAAAATACTGAGGGGTTATATATTATCGATCAGCATGCAGCACAAGAACGGATTAAATATGAATATTATCGGGAAAAAATAGGCGATGTGGGGATGGATAAACAACCACTCTTAATTCCGATTGTGCTCGATTATAGTCGTGATGAGATACTTCGCATCAAAGAGAAACGAGCAATGTTTAATGATATTGGTTTAGAGTTGGAAGAATTTGGACCTAACAGTCTCATTATTCGTGAACACCCAACGTGGTATCCAGCGGGTGAAGAAGAATCTATTATTCGTGCGATGGTAGATGATATTCTATCTGGTAAGCAAGTCACAGTCGCTTCTTTTCGCGAGAAGACAGCGATTATGATGAGCTGCAAACGATCAATTAAGGCTAATCACTATTTAAATGAGCAACAAGCACGAGCCTTGTTACAGGACTTAGCATTATGTGAAAATCCTTATAACTGCCCACACGGTCGTCCAGTGTTGATTCATTTTACAAATCAGGATATGGAGCGGTTATTTAAACGCATCCAAGATCCGCATTAA
- a CDS encoding Maf family protein — protein MTYILASASPRRQELLQRVVPQFEVHPADIDETPIDNEQAHDYVERLARAKAQAIVGINQEAWVIGCDTVVVVDGQILGKPVSTSDAVAMLTALSGRTHQVMTSVVLQQGTDCKQYTEVVEVTFYPLTNSQIMTYIDSGEPCDKAGAYGIQGMGSLFVKGIQGDFYSVVGLPIGQLNQWING, from the coding sequence ATGACATATATTTTAGCTTCAGCGTCACCAAGGCGCCAAGAATTATTACAACGAGTTGTTCCTCAATTTGAGGTGCACCCAGCTGATATTGATGAGACACCGATTGATAATGAACAAGCACATGATTATGTGGAACGACTGGCACGAGCCAAAGCTCAAGCAATCGTAGGTATTAACCAGGAGGCTTGGGTGATTGGTTGTGATACGGTAGTAGTCGTTGATGGACAAATTTTAGGAAAACCAGTGTCGACTAGCGATGCAGTGGCGATGCTCACAGCGTTAAGTGGTCGTACTCATCAAGTTATGACTAGTGTAGTCTTGCAACAAGGTACCGATTGTAAGCAGTATACGGAAGTGGTTGAGGTGACTTTTTATCCATTAACCAATAGTCAAATAATGACATATATTGACTCTGGTGAACCATGTGATAAAGCAGGTGCGTACGGTATTCAAGGGATGGGCTCTCTTTTCGTTAAAGGTATCCAAGGTGACTTCTATTCAGTGGTGGGTTTACCAATTGGACAATTAAATCAGTGGATTAATGGGTAA
- the msrB gene encoding peptide-methionine (R)-S-oxide reductase MsrB translates to MTMTKDANLREKLTPIQYQVTQENGTEHPFSSEYDNFYEDGIYVDIVSGEPLFSSKDKYDAGCGWPSFTRLIATLQELEDRSLFRTRTEVRSQEADSHLGHVFPDGPAEQGGLRYCINGAALRFVPVPEMEKEGYSQYLPLFE, encoded by the coding sequence ATGACAATGACCAAAGATGCTAATTTACGTGAAAAATTAACGCCGATTCAATACCAAGTGACACAAGAAAACGGAACAGAACATCCATTTTCAAGTGAATACGATAATTTTTATGAAGATGGAATTTATGTGGATATTGTCAGTGGTGAGCCACTATTTTCTTCTAAAGATAAGTACGATGCTGGATGCGGTTGGCCATCATTTACGCGTCTAATTGCAACATTACAAGAATTAGAGGACCGGTCGCTATTTCGCACACGAACTGAAGTCCGTAGTCAAGAAGCCGATTCACATCTCGGTCATGTTTTTCCTGATGGACCAGCTGAACAGGGAGGCCTACGCTATTGTATCAACGGTGCGGCTTTACGTTTTGTTCCAGTACCAGAGATGGAAAAGGAAGGCTATAGTCAGTATCTACCTTTATTTGAATAA